The stretch of DNA AAACCAACTTATATTCTAACATGCActcagtcgtagcgggagtgaagcAGACGATTACGACTGATTTTGAAGTCTTGTGCTTCAAGAAGGGAAACGGCATTGTGACACCGTCACCATTCGATCCGACGAATCGGACCTAGAGTTTCCCCAGAAGCTCGAAGAGGGGCACGCTGAGAGGCCATGGCAGCGCCTCCAACAAGGAAAACGACACTCACGAGTGTCGCCGCTGCCAGCATCGGCAAGCCGAGCATGGATTTCGCCAAGCCAATATCCGTGCAATCCCATAGCCACCAGGTGAGGAACTGAAGATGAGGAAGCCCGCCCGCCCGCCGATCGATCGCCACCTCATTAGGGAGGAAGGGGTGGGGCTGCATCTGCCGCCGGAAAAACACGAGCTTTGGAGCCGGCAAGGCGTGTAGGAGGATGGGGTCGGGGACGCAGCAAGGTAGAGAGCCGACACAGATGGGTAGGGTGACGACAGGCGTCGTCGGCAAACCAGGAACCGAAAGGGGAGCGCAGTTCCAAGCTGCTGAGGACGGAGTAGCCAGAACACCGGCGAGCCAAAGAAGCTGGAAGGGATGTAGCTACCCAAGCGTCGGGGCCGAAACCGCGCCGGTAGGACGCCAACATGCCATGGACACCAGAGAAAGCAGGTCCGTGATCGCCGAGACCGGAGCGGAGCCGACAAGGATCCACCGCGAAACTTCAACCGCTGAAAGACCGTGACCTCACACCTGCAGATGTTGGCACCGCAGCTCGAAGGAGACGCCGTCAGTTTCTCCCTTTCCTCATATTAGATGTCCCGGTTTTGTTGATTTTCTGATCCTATGTATATTTAAGTAGATGTGATTTGTTACAGAAAAACGATGTGTACTATTCATTACAAGCCGAACCGTATTTTCTAGCAAATAAGTGATCTGTTTCGGTTGGTGCTAGCCTTAAACTTTGAAGAAGAGGTCATGAGCTCAATCCCACTTTAGGTGGCCAGCTTTTTTTTAATGCAATACATAAAGCACTCTAAAGGCCCACACTGATACTTCTGGCTCAGGTATGTATTTGTACGAAGCAGGCCGAGGCCCAAGCACCCAGCAAGGCACGTAAAACTGAGATGAAACAACAATTAGTaccgggagcaactagttaacgagcactCCTTCGGAAGCCTCACAACGATCAGCGCCATTTGGCGCGCTCTCAACCATTCGCCACGTGTCACGCTCTGGACACTCCCttcggattttatttttttatttttctgcacgCGTTTTCGATTTTTTAAACAGTTTTTTTCCCGGGTTCTCTCGACGTTTTGATTTTCTCccagtcttccttagcttttcgatcaaaatatttttaaaaaaaaaattattTTGCACGAAAAAACGCCTTTTCCCCGCGAAAGTTACGGTTTTTTTCGCAAGAGGCACGGTGGTGCTTTAGTGAGAGTCACGGCCGcgcctttcggaaacgaaaaaaaacgcgttttctgtttttttttctttctttcgcgagagtcatggttttgcttccgcgagaggcacggttgtgctttcgcgagagtcacggccgtgcctctcggaaagggaaaaacaaacgcgttctctgttttttttctttcgcgagagtcatggttttgcttccgcgagaggcacgtttgtgatttcgtgagagtcactgccgtgcctctcagaaaggaaaaaaaacgtgttttctgtttttttttctttcacgagagtcacagttttacttccgcgagaggcacggttgtgctttcgcgagagtcacggtcgtgcctctcagaaacgaaaaaaaaatgtgttttctgtttttttccttccacgagagtcacggttttgctttcacaagaggcacgggtgtgatttcgcgagaggcacgggcgtgcctctttcgaaaaggaaaaaaaccgTGCTCCGGGTTCGGTTTTTCGCTTGGTTTTTTCGtctgtttttttcatgaaaaaaatgttcgtcaaaatctatcaacatgagatctagttttgaagatctcgacgcaaggaattcaatgatgaaaacggttcgagatttggacgcacagtttaaaagataaaacgttttgaataaacggatctaagaaaaaaaggaaaactcccaggttgcgacaagtggcgcgttgcatgggcgccacttgtcgcaacctgtgaAAGTGAAgcgttctttgcaacgagtacttctTAGTTAGTGATTTCGATTAGTACCACTTCTAAAAAAACAATTACTCCCTTTGTTTCAATTTATAATGCGCATAGTTGCTAGCTCATGTGCAAGCACTGCCCACACTCATGTGCAAGCACTGCTGTGTGTCCCTGGTTTCCATGCAAGGGGTAACTTGTCCAAACCAGCATGTACGCACTACATTTCAGAATGTGAGCAAAAAAATTATGCGCACTAcaaaagggaatggagggaatagtaCCACCACGTGCGTGACCAAAATAGAATGGACTTACCGCTGTACGTGACCAAAACTAACGAAAAAAAAACATCTAATCGTGAGACGAAACCAAGAACATCGGTGAGGTAATAGCTTATCAAGGCGATAATCAGTAGTTGGTCTGAGAGGATAATCAGCCACACTGGGACTGAGACACGGTCCAGACTCCTACGAGCAGCAGTGAGGAATTTTccgaccttgctttattagtaggggtaTATAGAGGTATAGATCTAGATAAAAGCGGCAGTATTACCCTAAAATACTAGTACTTGCTCCCACAAtctaaaaaaaaaaaaactagttgCTCCCACATTTTCCTTCCAGAAATTCTCAACCCACACGAAAACTTTTAAAACAAACACCAGCAAATTCCACGCTCCACATTAATGGAAGCCCATATCCACCTTTGCTTCAACGCGAGGGGAAGATAACACGACACACACACAGAGTGGAGACGCAACGCAGGTGGACGTCATTTCGTCATCCCCAACCCCCACCCCTACACACGACTCGCCACAAGCCGAGCAGAGAGAGGCCGCGCCATGGCCCGCATCTaggggccgaggaggaggacgaggagcccAGCAGACACAGGCAGGATGGGGCGCGCGTTCGTGTACGTCGTCCTGGGCGGCGGCGTGGCCGCGGGCTACGCGGCGCTCGAGTTCGCCCGCCGCGGCGGCTACTCCCGCGGCGAGCTCTGCATCATCTCCGAAGAGGCCGTGAGCGCTCCCTTCCCCCTCCTGAGTTCGGACCCCCTCCTGTAGTATTTCGTCAGCTTCAGAACTTCGTCTGTAATCGAATCCTAGTTGTCCGTCAGTGGATAGGACCGCGCCACTGGTGCTTCGGATTGGTGGTTTTCTTGCGCTTCCAACCGTATCAGGAAGGATTTATTTGTGGCTGCTTCAGCCGCCAAGCCAGGAATGCTTACGTTTCGTTGCCTTCGAGATGATGTATGGCTTATTAGAGCCTTGATTGATTTGCCTGGATAAGCAGGGGGGATTTTTTATCACGGCCATAGCAGGGTGCTATTTAGGGACACACATAGTACCCTGCACTGCAGTTTGGTAACTGAAAAATGACGACTGAGGTAGCAATGGGAAAAAATGGGTTAGTTTTGATCCTCTGTCTGACCTTTAAGGAATCATGTATGTTCCAAGCATGCATTTTGTGCCTAGTTTGTAGGAATTTCCCTTCAAGGAGCAAGAAAGGAATGCCAAATTTCTCTGTGTGGTCTTAAGATTCAGCTGTAATGAATAATAGTCCATATGGTGATTCGGCATAGTAGTTGAATTTGTTTTTCCATGGAAGATGTGAAAAGGCGGTGGCAAACCAGGGGGGCGGGGGAATTAAAAACAAACAGGGATAATATGTTGTTCTTTTTTGCTTGTGGAACAATTATCACTCAGTTCAGGCCCTGTGATTCTATCATTGAACATGTATTTCTCTTAATGATCTCTTTCGTATCTTGCCAGGTTGCTCCTTATGAACGCCCTGCATTAAGCAAAGGCTATTTACTCCCAGAAGGTACATTCCTTGCACACTTAAAAGTTTTGATAACCCACCGAGCATTCCACCTTGCCACTTATATATAGTATCAATCGTGATTAATATCACTgttttcaaattttgaaatattacctCTCTTCTTTCACTAAAAAAATGAATATAGCTACATCCTAAAAAGGTAGTTTTATGACACATTGATAGACAGTTTCACTATGCTTTGCATTCTTTTCTTACTATGGTATTTGCTAAAAAAGAATATAGCTACATCCTAAAAATGAATATAACTACATCCTAGAAAAATGAATATCAATCGTGATTAATTCATCATGCTACTGTTAACACTATGTTTTGCATTCTTTTCTTACTATGGTATTTGCTAATGTGTCCTGTCTCCCAGCATTTGACGTGCAGCCTGTTAGTTTTGCTAACTGTTTTTAATACCTGTAAAATTTACAGATCCTTCTCGGCTTCCAAAATTCCATACTTGTGTTGGAGCTAATGATGAGTTACTGACGACAAAATGGTACAAGGAACAAGGTAGGTTTGATTAGCTTTTGGTTTTCCACTTCGGTCTAATTTCCATCGCATGTATGCATATGAGAAATgagatactccctccgatccaaattaattgatgCTCCTTTAGTACAACTTAAGTTGTATAAGCTGTACTAAAGGAGTGTCAATTaatttggatcagagggagtagttCATTAGAGTTCTGGGTAAACATCATATTTGATAAAAATATCCTCGAGAAAAAAGATCTGGTAAAATATATGGTATTATTGTTGGTTCTTCGATTCAATTATACAAATAGTTTTATGATCCAGTTGTTATTGTCTGTAATGTGTCGGTGAGGTATATGTACTAACTGTCAATTTACGTGAGTAGGTATTGAACTTGTTCTTGGAACAAGAGTGATATCTGCTGATGTGAGACGGAAGACATTGCTTACAGCAACTGGAGAAACTATCAGCTATAAGACGCTTATAATTGCAACAGGTGCTCGGGTATGGACTTATTTATACTTCTTTAAGCCCATCTTCTCTCATTTTTAATTATAATATATTGGATTTATTTTTATGTGTCTCTGTACATGATATAGGCTTTGAAGCTGGAAGAGTTTGGAATAAGCGGTTCAGATGCTGCAAACATATGTTATTTGCGCAATCTTGAAGACGCGGATAAATTAGTGAATGCGATGAGCTCATGTTCTGGTGGAAATGCTGTTGTCATCGGTGGTGGCTACATAGGAATGGAATGTGCAGCAGCATTGGTTACTAATAAGATAAAAGTAACCATGGTCTTTCCTGAAAAACACTGCAGTAAGTATTAGATGTTGTGTCGCTTGATTTGTTGTTTACATGTTGTCTTAGGATTTAGGACTCCCATGATATGTTGTAAAGACCCATTTTGCTCATCTGTATATGCCCTTGATTTGTTTTTCTGCAGTGGGTCGGCTATTTACAGAAAAAATTGCAGAATATTATGAAAGCTACTACACTTTGAAAGGAGTTACTTTTACCAAAGGAACTGTGCTTACATCCTTTGAAAAAGACTCAACAGGGAAGGTGAGTTTCTATTCCATGAAACTGGGTGTACTTTGCAGTTCATGGCTAGTAACTACACTGTATTAGAAAATGATGAAACTCTCGTCTTATACTAGAAGTCAAGGTCCAGAATTTCTTTTCCTGGCAGTCATATTCAGGTGGCTGGTAAAGGTTCTTGGGTTCGGAGTATGGGATAGCTGTTGAAATCACGGTCATACTTAACAACTGGCAAAGAACTATTTGTGTTTTGGCCATTTCGGGGAGAATTTAGCTCTTCTGTATTATGGTGTACTGTGTAGGCCCTGTTGCTGTCCAATATTGACATAGATTCGCTTGAACCTGATCTATATCTAGTTTATCATGTCCTGCCATGCTTTGATGAATCTACATCTAAGTGGCGATACCGTATCTACTTTATCATGTCATGTCATGCTTTGATGAAATATATAAGCAAGCGGCTTGTAGAAACTCTCGATCTGAGAGTTGTATTGAAGCAAGTAAACAAAAGAAAAGGATTGTGTATTTCAACCTGACTACCCGGAGGAAAAGCAGAATATTTAATGCAGGAACCGGAAACTCTTTGAACACCCTTCTCTTAAGGGAAGTCCTATATGATTAGAGACTAGGCATTCCTGGAGAAAAATGTATTGGTTTTTCAGTAGCATGCTGTGGCACCAACGAGGTATCTTGAGCTTATCAAGGTTCAACCATACCTGTTATTTTACCAATCAATACCAACCACTATGAGCTCTACTATTTAAAGTGTACTTTCCATGTCCGTCCAGTTTGAATGGTCTACCGACTATTAGCTTTATTATTTAAAGTGTATTTTCCATTCCATCCAGTTTGAATAGTCTAGTGATACTTAAGCGGTTGTCTTTATTTACTGACAATGTGACTGTCAAAGTAAGAAGCTTACTGTGTATTTACAGGTGACTTCAGTAATCCTAAAAGATGGCAACCACCTTCCTGCTGATATGGTAGTAGTTGGTATTGGGATCCGTGCAAATACCAGCCTTTTTGAAGGCCAGCTGCTGATGGAGAAGGGCGGCATTAAGGTAAATGGGCAAATGCAAACTAGCGACAGCTCCGTGTATGCTGTTGGTGATGTTGCCGCGTTCCCCATCAAGCTCTTTGACGGTGATATCCGACGGCTTGAGCATGTTGACTCGGCTCGTAGAACCGCCAGACATGCCGTCGCAGCCATCCTGGAGCCTTCCAAAAGCAGGGACGTCGATTACCTGCCATTCTTCTACTCCAGAGTCTTCACACTGTCCTGGCAGTTCTATGGAGACAATGTCGGAGAAGTAATTCACTACGGCGACTTCACGAGCAACAGCCCTCGGTTCGGCGCATACTGGGTCAGCAAGGGCCAGATCACGGGCGCGTTCCTGGAAGGCGGGGACCGGGACGACTACGAGGCGTTATCGGTGGTTGTCTGGCGTAAAACCAAGGTCTCGGACATGTCTGAACTTGAAAGACAAGGCCTGGCATTTGCCATCCAGGAAAGCAAGAAAGACGTGCCTGACAGCGGGGTCACCCTCGGCGAGAAGCCCACCTTCGTGTGGTACGCGACGGCGGGGGTTGTTGCGGCCGTCTCGATCTCCGCGTTCGGTTATTGGTACGGCAGGAAGCGCCGCAGGTGGTGAGCTGATGGAAGGCCGGAGGAAGATCTGTGATGTGCACTCGGAGGGAATCCTGTATAAAAACCTGTACGAAAGTGTAATTTTGTCTCATACTGTAAACAAGTATAGAAACACCATCATATATTGTTAAACGAACGAAACGATGTCACAAAATCTCGAGAGCGATCCTTTTGCTCCCTCATGAAATCCATAATTGTTTTCTGCAGTCGCTGGGCTGCTGATGTCTTTGAATCACCTCCAGTTTCTGCAACGATGGCTGGGATCGCCTGCAGGTTGCAAGCCCGTGCATGGCCACCTAACCAGATGCTAGTACGCCGGGACGCTGTTGCAACTCCCATTACGCCGTCGTGGCAGCCAAAACGCACCCGAAGAGCAGAGCAGAGCGGAAAGCGCACCTTGCCTTCACCGAGAAGAATTCTCTGCGGACATTTTCCTTGGCTGCAAGGGCAAAGAAGATGGCAGTGGGCCAGTGGTCCCATGGGCCATGGGCCATGGTAGGAGTGTGAGGAAGAGCAAGGGCAAGGCATTTGTTTCCGGCCATGCCCCCACTCGATCTCCTCCTCGCAAGCCAAGAACAAGCTGCCCGGGCTACTTAAGCGCGGCCGTCCACTGGTCCATGGCGAGCAGCTACGGACCAGGTATATCGAGATAGCTTTGCTGATTGATAGAAAGATAATATATATAGCGCGGAGAAGAGATGGGCCGCGCGTTCGCGTACGTGATCCTGGGCGGCGGCGTGGCCGCGGGCTACGCGGCGCTCGAGTtcgcccgccgccgcgccggcgCCTCCCCCGGCGAGCTCTGCATCATCTCCGACGAGGCCGTACGTACGCTCTCCCTTGTGTAGCTTTAACAATTCTGTCAAGTTCATTTCATACTGGTCGATCGAACGGCTGCGCGTGTTCCTTTGTTGAACCATTCTTGATTGGCTGGCAGGTCGCTCCTTACGAACGCCCTGCACTGAGCAAAGCCTATCTGCTCCCACAAGGTACCCGCATGTCCATCCTCTCTCTATATATCTCTTCCGATCCCCGATTGTTCCACTCCATCTTCAAGCTGTAAGCGTAGCGTCTGCGCATGAGTTCTTTGTAATCGCTCTGTTATTTCCCCGGGGAAACAACAAAAACCACTCTGCTATTCGCAGGCGCTGCTCGTCTCCCGGCGTTCCATACCTGCGCTGGTGCTAACGATGAGGTGCTCACGGAGCAATGGTACAAAGATCAcggtatgtatgtatgcatgtatgTATCTATGCTTCTATCTCTGCTGATCATGTACGTGTCTCTGCTGCTTGACCAGGCATCGAACTTGTTCTTGCGACGAGGGTGATCTCGGCCGATGTCCGCCGGAAGACGCTGCTCACGGACTCCGGGGAAACCATCGGCTACAAAACCCTCATCGTCGCGACAGGCGCCCGGGTCCGTAAACATTCAAGCTGAACACTCTCCATCACCCCTGCGTGTTTGCTCGGGAAAATTCAGAACCAAGCGTCCAAGATCGATCTAGAGTATTTGGTTCCTCACATGTATGTAATGTATGTAGGCCTCGGAGCTGGAGGAATTTGGGGTTCGCGGTTCGGACGCGGCCAACGTGTGCTACCTGCGCAGCCTCGAGGATGCCGATAGAATGGTGGGGGTGATGAGATCATGCCACGGTGGAAACGCCGTTGTGATCGGCGGTGGTTACATAGGAATGGAGTGCGCGGCGGCCTTGGTTGCCAATGAGGTCAAGGTCACCATGGTCTTCCCGGGAAAACACTGCAGTAAGTTGTGTTGTGCCATCATGCTACTACGTACTACAGTACTTATCTGAAGCTCGATCGGAACTCTGAATTTTCTGCTTCGAGAGATACTAATAGGACGCTAGGAGAGCACTCACCTCCACTGTATTTTCACCCTGATCTGAAAGTGAGCTGCGTGCGATTTGTTCTGTGCAGTGGGTCGTCTTTTTACACCCAAGATTGCTGAATTTTATGAGAAGTACTACGCTGCAAAAGGGGTTGTTTTCGTCAAAGGAACCGCGGTTAAATCCTTGGAGGTCTCAGATGGGAAGGTCAGTTCCTTCCTTGCCATTGTATGTGGATGAAACTTCTCAGATCAGCTACACTCGGACTGCTGGTAGGGTGTAAACTGAACTGAACTGAACTGAGTCTAGTACCGATTTTGCATGTGCAGGTGGCTGCGGCGATCCTGCGAGACGGCAGGCGGCTTCCCGCGGACATGGTGGTCGTCGGCATCGGCGCTCGCGCCAACACCGGCCTCTTCGACGGCCAGCTGGCCGTGGAGAGAGGCGGGATCAAGGTGAACGGGCGGATGCAGACGAGCGACTCCGCCGTGTACGCCGTGGGCGACGTGGCCGCGTTCCCCGTCGCGCTCCTGGGCGGCGCCGTGCGCCGGTTCGAGCACGTCGACTGCGCGCGCAGGACCGCGCGGCGGGCCATCGAGGCCATCCTGGAGCCCTCCGGCGGCGCCGCGGAGGAGGGGAAAGCCTTCGGCTACCTGCCGTACTTCTACTCCAGGGTCTTCGCCCTGTCCTGGCAGTTCTACGGCGACAACGCCGGAGAAGCCGTCCACTTCGGGGACTTCTCGCCGCCGGGAGCCGGAGGAAAGGCAAAGTTCGGCGCGTGCTGGGTCAGCGGAGGCCGGGTCGCCGGCGCCTTCATCGAAGGCGGGAGCCGGGAGGAGAACGAGGCGATGGCGAGCGCCGTGCGCAGCCGGGCGGCGATCGCGGACGTGGCCGCCGAGCTCGGGAGCCGCGGCCTCGGGTTCGCC from Triticum dicoccoides isolate Atlit2015 ecotype Zavitan chromosome 6A, WEW_v2.0, whole genome shotgun sequence encodes:
- the LOC119317587 gene encoding monodehydroascorbate reductase 1, peroxisomal-like, which gives rise to MGRAFAYVILGGGVAAGYAALEFARRRAGASPGELCIISDEAVAPYERPALSKAYLLPQGAARLPAFHTCAGANDEVLTEQWYKDHGIELVLATRVISADVRRKTLLTDSGETIGYKTLIVATGARASELEEFGVRGSDAANVCYLRSLEDADRMVGVMRSCHGGNAVVIGGGYIGMECAAALVANEVKVTMVFPGKHCMGRLFTPKIAEFYEKYYAAKGVVFVKGTAVKSLEVSDGKVAAAILRDGRRLPADMVVVGIGARANTGLFDGQLAVERGGIKVNGRMQTSDSAVYAVGDVAAFPVALLGGAVRRFEHVDCARRTARRAIEAILEPSGGAAEEGKAFGYLPYFYSRVFALSWQFYGDNAGEAVHFGDFSPPGAGGKAKFGACWVSGGRVAGAFIEGGSREENEAMASAVRSRAAIADVAAELGSRGLGFADEESRRKGVRRGGLASGDRPTYARHATVGVAAAVSIAAFAYWYGWMAPYVVKRDFADPKL
- the LOC119317589 gene encoding monodehydroascorbate reductase 2, peroxisomal-like — protein: MGRAFVYVVLGGGVAAGYAALEFARRGGYSRGELCIISEEAVAPYERPALSKGYLLPEDPSRLPKFHTCVGANDELLTTKWYKEQGIELVLGTRVISADVRRKTLLTATGETISYKTLIIATGARALKLEEFGISGSDAANICYLRNLEDADKLVNAMSSCSGGNAVVIGGGYIGMECAAALVTNKIKVTMVFPEKHCMGRLFTEKIAEYYESYYTLKGVTFTKGTVLTSFEKDSTGKVTSVILKDGNHLPADMVVVGIGIRANTSLFEGQLLMEKGGIKVNGQMQTSDSSVYAVGDVAAFPIKLFDGDIRRLEHVDSARRTARHAVAAILEPSKSRDVDYLPFFYSRVFTLSWQFYGDNVGEVIHYGDFTSNSPRFGAYWVSKGQITGAFLEGGDRDDYEALSVVVWRKTKVSDMSELERQGLAFAIQESKKDVPDSGVTLGEKPTFVWYATAGVVAAVSISAFGYWYGRKRRRW